In Gimesia panareensis, the genomic window GCCTGTCTGCGGAACCCTGAGTTGCTGCGCACGGAACTGAAACGGAAGAATTTCTTCGGAAATCTGCTTGCGGAAGCCATCCAGAAGATTGAAGAATCAGATACCGAACTTGTATCGACCACCCAGGTTAAGACAATGCTCAAGGCACGTCTGAATTCCCTGGCAAAAAAAGAGACCCTGATGGAATCGGTGCTGAATCATCTGCCGACCGGGGTGCTCGTATTCGACGCACAACATGCGCTGGAGTATTCCAATCAGGCTGCTACACCGTTTCTGATTCCCGAAGCGGATCGAAACCTGGATACCAGCGATTCGAGCCTGGCACTGAGCAAGGCGCTCAGGAACGAGGTGGTGATTCCGGAAATTGCGGGCCTGCTGAAGAAAACCATTGAGCGAAAAGACGCGACTTCCAGTCGCCGCTGCGAATTTGCTTTAACCGGGCTGGACTTCGATTCTCACTTCCGGGCCATTGCCACGAACCTGTTTGATGAAAATCAGGCGCTGCTGGGTACTGTAATCGTGGTCGAAAACATCGGTGAAGAAAACAATGAAAAAGAACGTCACGCGGAGTTTGTGTCTTCGGTGGCACACGAACTGAAAACTCCGATGGCCGGCATCAAAGCCTATGTCGAGATGCTGCTGGACGGTGACTGCGAACCGGACGAAGCAGAAGAGCTGTACGGCTTTATCAACGAACAGATTGACCGTCTGACGCGGCTGGTGAACAGCATGCTGAATCTGGCACGCATCGAGAGTGGTGTCGTGGAGATCAAGCGGCACGATTGCGAACTGAATGACATTCTCAAGTCCGCGTCCGATGTGATTTCACCCAATGCGACTGAAAAAGACATTACATTTACCGCTGAATTAAGTGAGCTGTATCTGCCCGTGTATGTCGATAAAGACATGCTGGGGCAGGCGATTATCAATCTGCTGTCTAATGCCGTGAAGTACACGCCGCACGGTCATGAAGTGCGGCTGCGGAGCCGAATGGAAGATAATACAGCTGTGATAGAAGTCCGTGATACCGGAATGGGCATCCCGGAAAACTCGCTGCCTCATATTTTTGACCGGTTCTATCGCGTCCCGGAAAATAACCGGTCCGCTGCCGGCACCGGACTGGGGCTGGCCCTGGTACATTTCATTGTGACCAATGTGCACAACGGTTCGATTTCCGTGCAGTCCGTCGTGAATGAAGGCACCTGTTTTACGGTCACAATCCCCCTGGGTCATAAAGATCACAAGAAAAAGAAAGCACTGGCATCGCCGGTGACTGTATAACGGCTGGTGAGTGAAGTCTGATTCCCCGTCAGCAGATGTTATGAAACAAGGAGTGCAATGATGAATCATCTGGTCTATGTTTGTGATGACGACTCGCACATTGTGCGTGCCATCAGTATGAAGCTCAAAAAAGCAGGTTTGGAAGTCGTCAGTTTCCCCGACGGTTATGCCTGCTGGGAACAGGTTCAGGAGCGGGCTCCTGAAATGATCATTACCGATCTGCAGATGCCCCGCATGAATGGACTGGAGCTCTGCGAAAAAATTCGTGAATTCGAACCAACCCGCTCGATACCATTGACGTTACTGACCGGAAAAGGTTTCGAATTCGACCATGATGAATACATGCAGAATCTGAAAATTACAAACGTGATGATCAAGCCGTTCAGCCCCAAAAAACTGTTAAACCAGGTCCAGGAGTGTCTGCAACTGACACAGGACACCATTGGTTAGTCGCTCAATTTCAGTTAATTGAAACTCTGTCCCATGCGAAACTATTATACTGCCATCCAGTTCTGGTCTTATTCCCTGCTGGTAGTCTGTCTGTGCCCCCTGGCGGTTTTTCTGGGTGCGTACATGAACTGGCCACTGGGAATTGCCCCGCTGCTGCTGCTGGCCCCTCCCACGGTGCTGGCAGCGGTCTCTTCACCGCGGGTCTGTTACTGGACGATCACCGTCATCTCCGTCAGTTCCTGCTTTGCCGAAATCTTCTTTCGGCCGGATCTGGAGGAAGTCAGAAGCACCTATCCCCTGAGTATCATGAGCGCTGCCGTCCTGATCGGGCTGGTCATGCTGATTGATCTTTACATGGGAAAATTACGCCGCAAACTCTCCCAGTTGCATCAGCAGAATGATGAGCTGGTCCGTCAGTTGTATGAAACTCAGAAGCAGTCCATAGCGGATGCTTCGAAATCCACGATTGCAGAGCTCAAAGAAAAGCAGACCAGTGAAAGTAAAGACAACACGTCTGCCGAGAGTGGCGTCAACTATCCACTGTTGCTGTTGACCCTGCAGGACATCGGTCGTCGAATTTCCACCAATCAGTCCAACGAATCTCTGATCCCGACTGTGATCAGTACCGCCAAAGCGTCGCTGCAGTGTGAATCGTGTCAGATTTACCTCTGGGATACTAAATCGCGGACGCTGAAAAATGCACTGCCAGCGCGGGCCCGCGATCAACTAGATTACCGACCGGCTGCGAACCATGGGGTCGCTGCCTGGGTAATTGAACACCGGCAGATCGTGATGCGGAACGACGCCGACCAGGATTATCGCCTCAAGCGGATCATCGAAGAGGATGCCCAGATGCCGGACGCGATCGCACCGCTGACGGTGGGATCCGAACTGATCGGCCTGTTGATCATCGATAAAATAGACGTGGAATCGCCGACCATTGGCCGCCTGATTTACATTCTGTCCAATATTTACGCGTTGGGAATCAAGAATTCCCAGTTGTTCAAACGCATTGAAGAAATGGCCAGTCGAGACGGTCTGACCGGTCTGTATAACCATGCCACGTTCCAGGAAAAACTGCACGAGCTGGTCAAAAATGCCGAAGCACAATCGACCAACCTCAGTATCATCATGAGCGACATCGATCACTTTAAATCCTTTAACGATACCTACGGGCATCAGGCGGGAGACTTTGTGCTCAAAGAGGTCGCGCGGATCTGGAAAACGGTCATGCCGGAGAATGCGGTGCTGGCCCGTTATGGCGGTGAAGAATTCATCGGCGTGCTGCTGGATCATGAATACTCTCAGGCCCGCCAGATCGCGGAAGATTTACGCGAGACCCTGGAAAACTGTCCGATTCTATTCGAAGGCCAGCAGTTGCAGGTCACGGCCAGCTTCGGCGTCACCGAATACCGTCATCCTGCGACCAATACCAAAGATCTGGTGCGGGCGGCTGATGAATATCTCTACAAGGCCAAAGAAGGCGGCCGGAACCAGGTGGTCGGACTCGATTCGAATACAACCAGAAAACCGGGTACACAGGCGAGTTAAGCATGCAGATCACAACGGAAATATTTGGCAACGTTCTGGTGGCACACACGCCGGACGAGCTGACGGATGATACCTCCGGTGATTTCGTCACTGCGCTCTCGGAAGCCATCAATGAACAGCATTACCAGGTCGTACTGCAGATGGATCGCAGCGATCTACTGGACAGCGCGGGGCTGACCGCACTGCTTGATCTGCAGGATCTGACTCGGGAACACGGGGGGAACCTCAAGATCAGCGGTCTGGAAGAGCCTGGCAAAAAAATTCTGGAAATGACGCGTCTCGATCAGCGAATTGATCTGTTCGATTCTGTCATCGAAGCCGTTTCCAGCTTTCAATAAAGATTTAAGAACCTGTTATGAATACCAATTCCCTGTTACAACCTAAAATGCGGCTCGGTGATCTGCTCATCTTCAAAGAGTATATCACCGCAGAACAGTTGGACTCCGCGCTGGAAGAACAGTCACAGGGTGACGGCAGTCAACTGCTGGGTGAGCTACTGGTCAACAACGAATATTGTACCGAAGAGCAGGTGCTGGAATGCCTGGCCCTGGAATACCGGATTCCGTATGTGCAGCTCGACAGCCGCATGTTCGACTCGAAAATCTTCGACGTGCTGCCGCGCGAATTCGTCGAAAAACATACGGTCCTGCCGCTGTTCAAAGTCCGCAACGTGCTGACCGTCGCGGTCGCAGAACCGACCAACGTCTTTCTGGTCGACCAGCTTCGCGATCTGACGAAGTCTGAGATTCAGATCGTCGCTGCCAGTGCCCGTGAAATTCGGAAGATGGTGCAGACCTACATGCCGAACACGAACGTGTTCGTGATCGACGACATCATCGATGATGCGAATGGCACCAACGTCGAACTCATCGAAGAGTCGATCGACGATATCGGCTTTGATGCGGAATTCGCCGGACAGAGTCCGATCATCAAACTGGTCAATTACATTATTTACAATGCGGTTCGCGAAGGTGCCAGCGATATTCATATCGAGCCCAACGAACAACAGCTGCGAGTCCGTTATCGTGTGGATGGGGTGCTGCATCAAGCACTCGAGCCGCCTGTGCACCTGGCGCCCGCGGTTTCCTCGCGTATCAAGATCATGGCGAGCCTCGATATCAGTGAACGCCGCCTCCCGCAGGATGGGCGCATCCACGTACTGATGGAAGGTCGACCGATCGACCTGCGTGTGAGTACGCTCCCGATGCCGACCGGCGAGAAAGTGGTTATCCGTATTCTGGATAACCGCAGTGTTAATATTTCGCTGGAACAACTGGGCTTCAGTTCCGAAGTCCTGGAAAATTTC contains:
- a CDS encoding STAS domain-containing protein, with the protein product MQITTEIFGNVLVAHTPDELTDDTSGDFVTALSEAINEQHYQVVLQMDRSDLLDSAGLTALLDLQDLTREHGGNLKISGLEEPGKKILEMTRLDQRIDLFDSVIEAVSSFQ
- a CDS encoding response regulator, with translation MMNHLVYVCDDDSHIVRAISMKLKKAGLEVVSFPDGYACWEQVQERAPEMIITDLQMPRMNGLELCEKIREFEPTRSIPLTLLTGKGFEFDHDEYMQNLKITNVMIKPFSPKKLLNQVQECLQLTQDTIG
- a CDS encoding GGDEF domain-containing protein gives rise to the protein MRNYYTAIQFWSYSLLVVCLCPLAVFLGAYMNWPLGIAPLLLLAPPTVLAAVSSPRVCYWTITVISVSSCFAEIFFRPDLEEVRSTYPLSIMSAAVLIGLVMLIDLYMGKLRRKLSQLHQQNDELVRQLYETQKQSIADASKSTIAELKEKQTSESKDNTSAESGVNYPLLLLTLQDIGRRISTNQSNESLIPTVISTAKASLQCESCQIYLWDTKSRTLKNALPARARDQLDYRPAANHGVAAWVIEHRQIVMRNDADQDYRLKRIIEEDAQMPDAIAPLTVGSELIGLLIIDKIDVESPTIGRLIYILSNIYALGIKNSQLFKRIEEMASRDGLTGLYNHATFQEKLHELVKNAEAQSTNLSIIMSDIDHFKSFNDTYGHQAGDFVLKEVARIWKTVMPENAVLARYGGEEFIGVLLDHEYSQARQIAEDLRETLENCPILFEGQQLQVTASFGVTEYRHPATNTKDLVRAADEYLYKAKEGGRNQVVGLDSNTTRKPGTQAS
- a CDS encoding GspE/PulE family protein, producing MNTNSLLQPKMRLGDLLIFKEYITAEQLDSALEEQSQGDGSQLLGELLVNNEYCTEEQVLECLALEYRIPYVQLDSRMFDSKIFDVLPREFVEKHTVLPLFKVRNVLTVAVAEPTNVFLVDQLRDLTKSEIQIVAASAREIRKMVQTYMPNTNVFVIDDIIDDANGTNVELIEESIDDIGFDAEFAGQSPIIKLVNYIIYNAVREGASDIHIEPNEQQLRVRYRVDGVLHQALEPPVHLAPAVSSRIKIMASLDISERRLPQDGRIHVLMEGRPIDLRVSTLPMPTGEKVVIRILDNRSVNISLEQLGFSSEVLENFTEQLEKPNGIILVTGPTGSGKSTTLYAALNAVSSIEKNVCTVEDPIEYQLPIINQFQVNEKIGLSFATILRSLLRQDPDVVMVGEIRDQETGKIAIQAALTGHLVFSTLHTNDAISAITRLINMGVDDYLIAAAVNMALAQRLCRKLCPKCKTPYELPKAMQMAVERVGLEPNEFYKNKGCKRCRNTGFSGRIGVHEILTIDDQLREIISSDPTVAAVKEYAQNNGMIPLRYDAMRKAQEGLTTVEEAIKVSDEGWIPKKPALIR
- a CDS encoding sensor histidine kinase, encoding MKSYGKYWFLVMLLLFMSCADNLLVTSQIASPMLALAASLTASLVGWAWLVKSIQKDRNQISACLRNPELLRTELKRKNFFGNLLAEAIQKIEESDTELVSTTQVKTMLKARLNSLAKKETLMESVLNHLPTGVLVFDAQHALEYSNQAATPFLIPEADRNLDTSDSSLALSKALRNEVVIPEIAGLLKKTIERKDATSSRRCEFALTGLDFDSHFRAIATNLFDENQALLGTVIVVENIGEENNEKERHAEFVSSVAHELKTPMAGIKAYVEMLLDGDCEPDEAEELYGFINEQIDRLTRLVNSMLNLARIESGVVEIKRHDCELNDILKSASDVISPNATEKDITFTAELSELYLPVYVDKDMLGQAIINLLSNAVKYTPHGHEVRLRSRMEDNTAVIEVRDTGMGIPENSLPHIFDRFYRVPENNRSAAGTGLGLALVHFIVTNVHNGSISVQSVVNEGTCFTVTIPLGHKDHKKKKALASPVTV